From the genome of Saccharomyces eubayanus strain FM1318 chromosome X, whole genome shotgun sequence, one region includes:
- the SOR1 gene encoding L-iditol 2-dehydrogenase SOR1, producing MVLGHESSGQVVEIGHAVTRVKVGDRVAIEPGVPNRYSDETKEGRYNLCPHMAFAATPPIDGTLVKYYLSPEDFLVKLPDGVSYEEGACVEPLSVGVHANKLAGVHFGNRVVVLGAGLVGLLTGAVARAFGASDVVFVDVFDNRLDRAKDFGTTHTFNASKLSAQELADEVKELLGGQNADIVFECSGADACIDAGVKVTKAGGIMVQIGMGKNYTSFPIAEVSGKEMKLIGCFRYSFGDYRDAVKLVASGKVNVKAMITHRFKFEDAGKAYDFNIAHVGEVVKTIITGPA from the coding sequence ATGGTTCTTGGTCATGAATCAAGTGGGCAGGTTGTGGAAATTGGTCATGCTGTCACAAGAGTCAAAGTTGGTGATCGCGTTGCCATTGAGCCTGGTGTTCCTAACCGTTACTCTGATGAGACCAAGGAAGGAAGATATAACCTTTGTCCTCATATGGCTTTTGCTGCTACACCTCCAATTGACGGTACTCTAGTGAAATACTATTTGTCTCCAGAAGATTTTCTCGTAAAGCTTCCTGACGGTGTAAGTTACGAAGAGGGAGCTTGTGTTGAGCCTTTATCGGTTGGCGTGCATGCCAATAAGCTGGCTGGAGTCCACTTTGGAAATAGAGTGGTTGTTTTAGGAGCAGGCCTTGTTGGGTTATTAACTGGCGCAGTCGCACGTGCGTTTGGTGCCAGTGACGTCGTCTTTGTTGATGTGTTTGACAACAGGCTAGACAGGGCAAAAGATTTTGGCACCACTCATACTTTCAATGCATCCAAACTCTCTGCTCAGGAATTGGCAGACGAAGTCAAAGAACTTTTGGGGGGACAAAATGCAGATATTGTCTTTGAGTGTTCCGGAGCAGATGCTTGCATTGACGCTGGTGTCAAAGTCACCAAAGCTGGAGGTATTATGGTTCAAATCGGCATGGGAAAAAACTACACGAGCTTTCCAATTGCCGAAGTTAGTGGTAAAGAGATGAAGTTGATTGGATGCTTCCGTTATTCGTTTGGTGATTACCGCGACGCAGTAAAGTTAGTTGCTTCAGGCAAGGTTAATGTAAAAGCAATGATAACTCACAGATTCAAGTTTGAAGATGCAGGCAAGGCTTATGATTTCAACATTGCTCACGTTGGTGAGGTGGTTAAGACTATAATTACGGGTCCTGCCTGA